From Cellulosimicrobium cellulans, the proteins below share one genomic window:
- a CDS encoding glycosyltransferase, translated as MRLFVGPANSAGQGWEWARSAEKFLDGVGARNMTYRRSLPFPADVDAPFPLRGSRAWQVAQLRAVRRFSHVIVESQLPLFPALGRGVTGEIRELRDSGAAVATLCHGSDVRLPSAHAARDPWSPFLLESYRDTPLLQARAERNLDLLRRLHEDGVPAFVSTPDLLLDVPWATWLPVTVDVERWREPGTPLERDVPVVVHAPSRAALKGTDLVEPVLRELEREGLVEYRQATGLDRDGMLRLYRESDVVVDQLRMGIYGVAACEAMAAGRVVVSHVSEQSRSVAGRAAGQDLPVVEATGDTLRAVLLDVLDRREDARATAARGPGFVQVLHDGRASARALESFLSSPGSPSR; from the coding sequence GTGCGTCTCTTCGTCGGCCCGGCGAACTCGGCGGGACAGGGCTGGGAATGGGCGCGGTCCGCCGAGAAGTTCCTCGACGGGGTCGGTGCGCGCAACATGACCTACCGACGATCCTTGCCTTTCCCCGCCGACGTCGACGCTCCGTTCCCGTTGCGCGGGTCGAGGGCATGGCAGGTCGCCCAGCTCAGGGCGGTACGGCGCTTCAGCCACGTGATCGTCGAGTCGCAGCTCCCCCTGTTCCCAGCGCTCGGCCGCGGCGTGACGGGGGAGATCCGCGAGCTGCGCGACTCCGGCGCCGCCGTGGCGACTCTCTGCCACGGCAGCGACGTCCGGCTGCCGAGCGCTCACGCGGCGCGCGACCCCTGGTCGCCGTTCCTGCTCGAGTCCTACCGTGACACCCCGCTGCTGCAGGCCCGCGCCGAGCGCAACCTGGACCTGCTTCGACGCCTCCACGAGGACGGCGTCCCGGCGTTCGTCTCCACACCCGACCTGCTGCTCGACGTCCCGTGGGCGACATGGCTCCCCGTGACGGTGGACGTCGAGCGGTGGAGGGAGCCCGGGACGCCGCTCGAGCGCGACGTCCCGGTCGTCGTGCACGCGCCGAGCCGCGCTGCGCTCAAGGGAACCGACCTCGTCGAGCCGGTGCTCCGGGAGCTCGAACGGGAGGGGCTCGTCGAGTATCGCCAGGCCACCGGTCTCGACCGGGACGGGATGCTCAGGCTGTACCGCGAGTCGGACGTCGTCGTCGACCAGCTCCGCATGGGGATCTACGGTGTGGCGGCGTGCGAGGCGATGGCCGCCGGCCGGGTGGTCGTCTCGCACGTGTCCGAGCAGTCGCGCTCGGTCGCGGGGCGCGCAGCTGGACAGGATCTTCCCGTGGTCGAGGCGACGGGCGACACCCTCCGTGCGGTGCTGCTCGACGTCCTCGACCGACGGGAGGATGCGCGCGCGACGGCCGCCCGTGGCCCCGGGTTCGTCCAGGTTCTCCACGACGGCCGCGCGTCCGCCCGAGCGCTGGAGTCGTTCTTGTCCAGCCCCGGCTCCCCGTCTCGGTAG
- a CDS encoding glycosyltransferase family 4 protein yields the protein MSPEKELRGEGDDVRRAGRTARVTIASRIFLPEPAAASFRLAALASALADEGAEVTVVTASVPASMGSGPEHERVRVRRRPVLRDASGYVRGYVPYLSFDVPLFLRLLAGRRPDVVVAEPPPTTGAVVRLVCALRRVPYVYYAADIVSDAAGSTGAPRLVVGIVRALERFALRGASAVLTVTDAVEARASQLGAPRTTIVRHGVDTATFNADVVPLAPEGRGPFAVYAGNASEWHGAEVFLEAWPGVVQEVPGARLVFLGRGSMHGRLAEMAAAMPDGGASVTFLPQQPAAQAARWLRGADVALSSIRPESGYEFAIPTKALAAMAVGTPVLQAGPGPVGQIIERATAGRVVPHASDAVARALVEMLEAPPSDDERLRVAAWAEEHLSVRSTSVIAARSVLGVVGSRLRRRAGEGIRRATHRSRP from the coding sequence ATGAGCCCCGAGAAGGAGCTCCGCGGCGAGGGCGACGACGTTCGCCGCGCGGGGCGGACGGCCCGCGTCACGATCGCGTCGCGGATCTTCCTGCCTGAGCCGGCCGCGGCGTCCTTCCGCCTCGCTGCGCTCGCCTCGGCACTCGCGGACGAGGGGGCGGAGGTCACCGTCGTGACGGCCTCGGTGCCCGCGTCGATGGGCTCGGGCCCCGAGCACGAGCGAGTCCGGGTGCGGCGCCGCCCCGTGCTCCGGGACGCCAGCGGGTACGTCCGGGGATACGTGCCGTACCTGAGCTTCGACGTGCCCCTCTTCCTCCGCCTGCTCGCGGGCCGACGGCCCGACGTGGTCGTGGCCGAGCCACCGCCGACCACGGGGGCGGTGGTGCGCCTGGTGTGCGCCCTGCGACGGGTGCCGTACGTCTACTACGCGGCCGACATCGTCTCGGACGCGGCGGGGTCGACCGGTGCGCCCCGGCTCGTGGTGGGCATCGTGCGCGCGCTCGAGCGCTTCGCCCTGCGCGGTGCGTCGGCTGTCCTCACCGTGACGGACGCGGTCGAGGCGCGGGCGTCGCAGCTCGGCGCCCCTCGGACGACCATCGTGCGGCACGGCGTCGACACCGCGACCTTCAACGCCGACGTCGTGCCGCTCGCACCCGAGGGCCGGGGCCCGTTCGCCGTGTACGCGGGCAACGCCTCGGAGTGGCACGGCGCCGAGGTCTTCCTCGAGGCCTGGCCCGGCGTCGTGCAGGAGGTCCCCGGCGCGCGCCTCGTGTTCCTCGGACGAGGCAGCATGCACGGCCGGCTCGCCGAGATGGCGGCCGCGATGCCCGACGGCGGAGCGAGCGTGACGTTCCTGCCGCAGCAACCCGCTGCCCAGGCCGCCCGCTGGCTCCGCGGTGCCGACGTCGCGCTCTCGAGCATCCGGCCCGAGTCGGGGTACGAGTTCGCGATCCCCACCAAGGCGCTCGCGGCGATGGCCGTCGGTACGCCGGTGCTGCAGGCCGGACCCGGTCCGGTAGGACAGATCATCGAGCGGGCGACCGCGGGCCGGGTGGTCCCGCACGCGTCCGACGCGGTCGCGCGCGCACTGGTGGAGATGCTCGAGGCGCCGCCGTCGGACGACGAGCGGCTCCGGGTCGCGGCGTGGGCCGAGGAGCACCTCTCGGTGCGCTCGACGTCCGTGATCGCCGCTCGGTCGGTCCTCGGTGTGGTGGGTTCCCGGCTCCGGCGACGCGCGGGGGAGGGGATCCGTCGTGCGACGCACCGATCACGGCCCTGA
- a CDS encoding glycosyltransferase family 2 protein, whose amino-acid sequence MYKGARIAAVVPAYREEAMIATVVTTMPDFVDDIVIVDDCSPDGTSDAVKALDDPRVTLVRHEVNKGVGGAIITGHRTAMELGSDVNVIMAGDAQMDPNYLPDLLDPVTSGGYGFAKANRFFRPDSYTGMPRYRVFGNIVLSFLTKFASGYWHLFDPQNGYTAIRTSVLEKLALDRVAERYSFENDLLIHLNVAGTAAVDVPIPAVYGNEVSSIRLGKVVPELLSLLFRGYWYRIWYRYVLWSFSAVALLLFSGLLLTLLGVAAGIWIIAATWDSPPATAGTVLLAVTPFVLGVQMLVSSLQLDIQESPDTPTLAPFDEG is encoded by the coding sequence ATGTACAAGGGCGCGCGGATCGCCGCCGTCGTGCCGGCCTATCGTGAGGAGGCGATGATCGCGACGGTCGTCACCACGATGCCGGACTTCGTCGACGACATCGTCATCGTGGACGACTGCAGCCCCGACGGGACGTCCGACGCCGTGAAGGCGCTGGACGACCCGCGCGTCACGCTCGTGCGCCACGAGGTGAACAAGGGCGTCGGCGGGGCCATCATCACCGGGCACCGCACCGCGATGGAGCTGGGCTCGGACGTCAACGTCATCATGGCGGGCGACGCCCAGATGGACCCGAACTACCTGCCCGACCTCCTCGACCCCGTGACGTCCGGCGGCTACGGGTTCGCGAAGGCGAACCGCTTCTTCCGTCCCGACTCGTACACGGGGATGCCGCGGTACCGCGTGTTCGGGAACATCGTGCTCTCGTTCCTGACGAAGTTCGCGTCGGGGTACTGGCACCTCTTCGACCCGCAGAACGGCTACACGGCCATCCGGACGTCGGTGCTCGAGAAGCTCGCGCTCGACCGCGTCGCCGAGCGCTACAGCTTCGAGAACGACCTGCTGATCCACCTGAACGTCGCGGGCACGGCGGCCGTCGACGTCCCGATCCCGGCGGTGTACGGCAACGAGGTGTCGAGCATCCGCCTCGGCAAGGTGGTCCCCGAGCTGCTCAGCCTGCTCTTCCGCGGGTACTGGTACCGGATCTGGTACCGGTACGTCCTCTGGTCGTTCTCGGCGGTCGCGCTGCTCCTGTTCTCGGGCCTCCTCCTCACGCTCCTGGGCGTCGCCGCGGGCATCTGGATCATCGCCGCGACCTGGGACTCCCCGCCCGCCACGGCCGGCACGGTCCTCCTGGCGGTGACCCCCTTCGTGCTCGGTGTCCAGATGCTCGTGTCGTCGTTGCAGCTCGACATCCAGGAGAGCCCCGACACGCCGACGCTCGCCCCGTTCGACGAGGGATGA
- a CDS encoding GtrA family protein, whose protein sequence is MRTVLEHSAFRYLLVGGFAFLLDLGLLALTYRVLGAPLWLATAVGFWGSFAFNFTLQRRYAFGGAMPTGPALWRYGVLLAANSLANIAVVGVFEHLGWGFAVGKVAVTVAQTVWNYFAYRYWVFGGRAAPTPPADDRAGPPLPVEHDHKES, encoded by the coding sequence GTGCGGACAGTGCTCGAGCACTCGGCGTTCCGCTACCTGCTGGTGGGCGGCTTCGCCTTCCTCCTCGACCTCGGGCTGCTGGCTCTGACCTACCGGGTGCTGGGCGCGCCGCTGTGGCTCGCGACGGCGGTCGGGTTCTGGGGGAGCTTCGCGTTCAACTTCACGCTCCAGCGGCGCTACGCCTTCGGCGGTGCGATGCCGACCGGGCCGGCGCTGTGGCGGTACGGCGTCCTCCTGGCGGCGAACTCGCTCGCGAACATCGCGGTGGTCGGTGTCTTCGAGCACCTCGGTTGGGGTTTTGCCGTCGGCAAGGTCGCGGTCACCGTCGCGCAGACCGTCTGGAACTACTTCGCCTACCGCTACTGGGTCTTCGGTGGGCGCGCTGCCCCCACCCCGCCCGCAGACGACCGAGCAGGGCCCCCGTTGCCCGTCGAGCACGACCACAAGGAGAGCTGA
- a CDS encoding SpoIID/LytB domain-containing protein, with amino-acid sequence MGARKRMTASLLTAVLVGTSFVAQSVTAHADTLTQERVVLGTGTTVTVAGRGFGHGRGMSQWGARAAAAQGVGYQQILDAYYPGTTRVTQAASTISVLISGDTDNDVRILAVPGMTASDAASTGTPISFGGATPQQWRIVRGPGGFVLHGLVGGSWRQWSQGASPGFLSIAAPSGFIRLIRPDGTQTDYRGTVRAVPSGTSPGQQTVNVVGLEDYLRSVVPAESPSSWPADALRAQAVAARTYASYDRAHRSGSWQTCDTTACQVYPGHKSFTSAGVETRHHEAASTDAAVAATSGQVRHYGGSLAFTQFGSSNGGWSAAGSFPYLPSRPDPWDAQGNPVHAWSVSLRASDVGARYPQIGSPRSIDVTSRTGDGEWGGRVVRVVVTGSAGSVALTGAQFRSAFGLRSDWWKLTGTSRLDSDSTNDGRVDVLGQWADGRLTAYLGDGDGRFVGSRPAGHDWQTMRLAVRANDLDRDGRDDVLAVDSAGRLWRYPTTASGTLGTRVQAGRGWGAMRFLVAPGDVGRDGSADLLAVDTSGRLWLYPGLGNGTLGDAVLVGSGWNAMTWVGGGGDWNGDGWSDLLAVDTGGRLLLYRGDGAGGFTPVQIGSGWRGMRLLTLVNDFGRDGVPDLLAADSSGRYWLYPWTGSRFAGRVQVGTGWGGIVRTL; translated from the coding sequence ATGGGCGCACGGAAGAGGATGACGGCGTCGTTGCTGACGGCCGTCCTGGTCGGGACGTCGTTCGTCGCGCAGTCCGTCACCGCGCACGCGGACACGCTCACCCAGGAACGGGTGGTCCTCGGCACCGGCACGACCGTCACGGTCGCGGGGCGAGGCTTCGGTCACGGCCGCGGGATGTCGCAGTGGGGGGCACGGGCGGCCGCTGCGCAGGGGGTGGGCTACCAGCAGATCCTCGACGCGTACTACCCCGGCACGACACGGGTCACCCAGGCAGCGAGCACGATCAGCGTCCTCATCAGCGGCGACACCGACAACGACGTCCGCATCCTCGCGGTCCCGGGCATGACGGCGAGCGACGCGGCCTCGACCGGCACCCCGATCAGCTTCGGCGGCGCGACGCCGCAGCAGTGGCGCATCGTGCGCGGCCCCGGCGGGTTCGTGCTGCACGGGCTCGTCGGCGGGTCCTGGCGGCAGTGGTCGCAAGGCGCCTCCCCCGGCTTCCTGAGCATCGCCGCGCCGTCGGGGTTCATCCGGCTGATCAGGCCCGACGGCACGCAGACGGACTACCGCGGCACCGTCCGAGCCGTCCCCTCCGGGACGAGCCCCGGGCAGCAGACCGTGAACGTGGTGGGCCTCGAGGACTACCTGCGCTCCGTCGTGCCGGCGGAGTCGCCGTCGAGCTGGCCGGCGGACGCGCTGCGGGCGCAGGCCGTCGCCGCGCGCACCTACGCGTCGTACGACCGCGCGCACCGGTCGGGCTCCTGGCAGACGTGCGACACCACCGCCTGCCAGGTCTACCCCGGGCACAAGAGCTTCACCTCCGCGGGGGTCGAGACGCGCCACCACGAGGCGGCCTCGACCGACGCCGCCGTCGCCGCGACCTCGGGGCAGGTGCGCCACTACGGCGGCAGTCTCGCCTTCACCCAGTTCGGCTCGTCGAACGGCGGCTGGAGCGCGGCAGGGTCCTTCCCCTACCTCCCGTCCCGACCGGACCCCTGGGACGCGCAGGGCAACCCCGTGCACGCGTGGAGCGTCTCGCTCCGGGCCTCGGACGTCGGCGCGCGGTACCCGCAGATCGGCTCGCCGCGCAGCATCGACGTCACGTCGCGGACCGGCGACGGGGAGTGGGGCGGGCGCGTGGTCCGGGTCGTCGTCACCGGATCGGCAGGCTCGGTCGCGCTCACGGGCGCGCAGTTCCGCAGCGCCTTCGGTCTGCGCTCCGACTGGTGGAAGCTCACCGGCACGAGCCGGCTCGACAGCGACTCCACCAACGACGGGCGCGTGGACGTCCTCGGCCAGTGGGCCGACGGCCGTCTCACGGCGTACCTCGGGGACGGCGACGGGCGGTTCGTCGGCAGCCGCCCGGCGGGTCACGACTGGCAGACGATGCGGCTCGCGGTCCGGGCCAACGACCTCGACCGCGACGGTCGCGACGACGTCCTCGCCGTCGACTCTGCCGGGCGACTGTGGCGCTACCCGACGACGGCGTCCGGGACGCTCGGCACCCGCGTCCAGGCCGGTCGCGGCTGGGGCGCCATGCGCTTCCTCGTCGCCCCGGGCGACGTCGGACGCGACGGGTCGGCGGACCTGCTCGCGGTCGACACGTCGGGACGGCTCTGGCTGTACCCGGGCCTGGGGAACGGCACCCTGGGCGACGCCGTGCTCGTCGGCAGCGGGTGGAACGCCATGACGTGGGTCGGTGGCGGCGGCGACTGGAACGGCGACGGCTGGTCGGACCTCCTCGCTGTCGACACGGGCGGGCGCCTCCTGCTCTACCGGGGCGACGGTGCGGGAGGGTTCACCCCCGTGCAGATCGGCTCCGGCTGGCGGGGCATGCGGTTGCTGACCCTGGTGAACGACTTCGGTCGCGACGGCGTGCCGGACCTGCTCGCGGCGGACTCGTCCGGCCGGTACTGGCTGTACCCGTGGACGGGATCACGGTTCGCCGGCCGTGTCCAGGTCGGCACCGGGTGGGGCGGGATCGTCCGGACCCTGTAG
- a CDS encoding FG-GAP-like repeat-containing protein codes for MTKRWTTVLTVLAVTVTSAVTGSTTAGAASPAPRAATSVAPHVAPAPVAVPAPVAPEIDETPLEPVDASGDAPTTPAPSEAGAAEGRGEQVLPEAAADDTTSPEGTWSATSPATGATTVVGVTWDLGSAGDDVVVEVRSRTGTVWTGWTDVHAEDAEQTGNSGEQRDGTEPLFVGDVDEVEARVLPGQGAAPVDPVLVVVDPGADAGGSGGGAGGLGRSTTSALATPAAAPAAALPTATTRPAIYSRAQWGADERLMTWTPQTGNVVGAVVHHTAGSNDYTADQVPALIRGIYAYHAQSRGWGDIGYNFLVDKYGRIWEGRAGGIDRGIVGAHASGVNSQRFGVSVMGNFDAAQVSWAAVDAVSAVIAWKLDIHGVRGTAGSIVVGHRDVGQTSCPGASLYAALPQVRALAASRQGPVTDRSLRRDVGLDGYPDLVARTSGSISLLTAPDAGWGATRTVGSGWPGERVIAPGDWNGDGNPDLMLIDPATGYLWLYPGTASGGWAGKQRIGTGWGVANLIVGGQDWDGDDRNDLIMRRHDGSLWLYPGDGRGGFGTARKIGAGWNGMSTIAMVGDLRDGRPALVARAGGDLYTYVGDGRGGFSGTRTFVGPGWDVMSTIVGAGDLNDDGLPDVVARDTQGRLWRYVGDGGGGLVGRSLIGTGWGGFSVVHPAGRSGRGEDFFAVRRDGTLLRYDYRGGAAFSRVAGTGVSGSGVVEAIAPGDWNGDGRPDLMTRRSNGDLYLHVGTGTGSFNAAGSRVGTGWGVMTQVIGAGDWLGTGVPGLIALQRGTGQIWLYPGDGRGGFGTPLVIARGAQFIDRIVNAGHWRGAATPDLIARDAGTGRLLLYPGNGGALLGSSTVVGTGWQGMSNVVGAGDVDGDGRPDLVASRAGSLVLYPGNGTGGFRAARTLTSAPSGANVS; via the coding sequence ATGACCAAGAGGTGGACGACCGTCCTGACGGTGCTGGCGGTGACCGTGACGTCGGCGGTGACGGGCAGCACCACCGCCGGGGCGGCCAGCCCCGCGCCACGGGCCGCGACCTCGGTGGCGCCACACGTCGCACCTGCCCCGGTGGCCGTGCCCGCACCGGTCGCCCCCGAGATCGACGAGACACCGCTCGAACCCGTCGACGCGTCCGGAGACGCCCCCACGACGCCGGCGCCGTCGGAAGCGGGCGCTGCCGAGGGGCGCGGTGAGCAGGTGCTCCCCGAGGCCGCGGCCGACGACACGACGAGCCCGGAGGGGACCTGGTCCGCGACCAGCCCGGCGACCGGTGCGACGACCGTCGTCGGCGTCACCTGGGACCTCGGGTCGGCAGGGGACGACGTCGTCGTCGAGGTGCGTTCACGTACCGGGACCGTCTGGACCGGGTGGACCGACGTCCACGCGGAGGATGCCGAGCAGACCGGAAACTCCGGGGAGCAGCGCGACGGTACCGAGCCGCTGTTCGTCGGGGACGTCGACGAGGTCGAGGCGCGGGTCCTGCCCGGCCAGGGGGCCGCCCCGGTCGATCCGGTCCTGGTGGTCGTCGATCCGGGAGCGGACGCGGGAGGAAGCGGGGGCGGCGCGGGCGGGCTCGGACGGTCGACGACCTCCGCGCTCGCGACGCCTGCCGCCGCACCGGCAGCCGCTCTGCCCACCGCCACGACCCGTCCGGCGATCTACTCGCGCGCCCAGTGGGGTGCCGACGAGCGGCTGATGACGTGGACGCCCCAGACCGGCAACGTCGTCGGCGCGGTCGTGCACCACACGGCCGGGTCGAACGACTACACCGCGGACCAGGTCCCGGCCCTCATCCGGGGCATCTACGCCTACCACGCGCAGTCCCGCGGGTGGGGCGACATCGGGTACAACTTCCTCGTCGACAAGTACGGGCGCATCTGGGAAGGGCGCGCCGGAGGGATCGACCGGGGGATCGTCGGTGCGCACGCGTCCGGGGTCAACTCCCAGCGCTTCGGTGTCTCCGTGATGGGGAACTTCGACGCCGCGCAGGTCTCCTGGGCCGCCGTCGACGCCGTCTCGGCCGTCATCGCGTGGAAGCTCGACATCCACGGGGTGCGAGGCACCGCGGGAAGCATCGTGGTGGGGCACCGCGACGTCGGCCAGACGTCGTGCCCCGGGGCCTCGCTGTACGCGGCGCTCCCGCAGGTCCGCGCGCTGGCAGCGTCCCGCCAGGGACCTGTGACGGATCGCTCGCTGCGGCGCGACGTCGGGCTCGACGGGTACCCCGACCTGGTGGCACGGACGTCCGGCTCGATCTCGTTGCTCACCGCGCCCGACGCCGGGTGGGGAGCCACCCGCACGGTGGGCTCGGGCTGGCCCGGGGAGCGGGTGATCGCCCCGGGGGACTGGAACGGCGACGGCAACCCTGACCTCATGCTCATCGACCCCGCCACCGGCTACCTGTGGCTGTACCCGGGGACGGCCTCCGGCGGGTGGGCCGGCAAGCAGCGGATCGGCACGGGCTGGGGCGTGGCGAACCTGATCGTGGGCGGCCAGGACTGGGACGGAGACGATCGCAACGACCTGATCATGCGACGCCACGACGGGTCCCTGTGGCTCTACCCGGGCGACGGCCGCGGCGGGTTCGGGACCGCGAGGAAGATCGGGGCCGGCTGGAACGGCATGAGCACGATCGCCATGGTGGGCGACCTGCGCGACGGTCGGCCCGCGCTCGTCGCGCGTGCCGGGGGCGACCTCTACACCTACGTGGGCGACGGCCGTGGGGGCTTCTCGGGCACGCGGACCTTCGTCGGCCCGGGCTGGGACGTGATGTCGACGATCGTCGGCGCGGGCGACCTCAACGACGACGGCCTGCCCGACGTCGTCGCACGCGACACCCAAGGTCGCCTGTGGCGCTACGTGGGTGACGGCGGTGGCGGACTCGTCGGCCGCTCGCTCATCGGGACCGGGTGGGGCGGCTTCAGCGTGGTCCATCCGGCGGGGCGGTCGGGTCGCGGCGAGGACTTCTTCGCGGTGCGACGTGACGGCACCCTGCTGCGGTACGACTACCGAGGCGGCGCCGCGTTCTCCCGGGTGGCCGGGACGGGCGTCTCGGGGTCCGGTGTCGTCGAGGCGATCGCCCCCGGTGACTGGAACGGGGACGGCCGGCCCGACCTCATGACGCGCCGTTCGAACGGCGACCTCTACCTCCACGTCGGGACGGGTACCGGCAGCTTCAACGCGGCGGGATCCCGCGTCGGGACGGGATGGGGCGTGATGACCCAGGTGATCGGTGCGGGGGACTGGCTGGGCACGGGCGTGCCCGGGCTGATCGCGCTCCAGCGCGGGACCGGCCAGATCTGGCTCTACCCGGGCGATGGTCGAGGCGGGTTCGGCACCCCGCTCGTCATCGCCCGGGGTGCGCAGTTCATCGACCGCATCGTCAACGCCGGCCACTGGCGCGGCGCCGCGACGCCCGACCTCATCGCCCGCGACGCGGGCACCGGTCGGCTCCTGCTCTACCCGGGGAACGGCGGCGCCCTGCTCGGGTCGTCGACGGTCGTCGGGACGGGGTGGCAGGGGATGTCGAACGTCGTCGGAGCGGGCGACGTCGACGGCGACGGGCGGCCCGACCTCGTCGCGTCCCGCGCGGGCTCCCTGGTGCTCTACCCAGGGAACGGGACGGGCGGCTTCCGAGCGGCACGGACCCTGACGAGCGCGCCGTCCGGCGCGAACGTCTCGTAG
- a CDS encoding Gfo/Idh/MocA family protein: MADLRAGLIGLGAMGRHHARVLREIDGVDLVAVADPGGDPYGVAGDLPVLPDVGGLIDAGIEMAVVAVPTVYHEEIALALAAAGVHTLVEKPIAATSEAGRKVAEAFAAAGLVGAVGHIERFNPALQELRRRMEAGELGEVYQIATRRQGPFPSRIADVGVVKDLGTHDIDLTAWVAQSSYRAVAAQTTHRSGRPHEDMVTATGRLENGVVTNHVVNWLSPMKERVTIVTGERGAFVADTGTADLTFYANGVIPTEWEAVSAFRGVSEGDITRYAFAKREPLRVEHEAFRDAVRGIRHDVVTMEEGLRTLEVAEAVLESASSGRTVTL; this comes from the coding sequence ATGGCAGACCTGCGTGCGGGCCTGATCGGGCTCGGAGCGATGGGACGGCACCATGCCCGGGTGCTCCGCGAGATCGACGGCGTCGACCTCGTCGCCGTCGCGGACCCCGGCGGAGACCCGTACGGCGTGGCGGGGGACCTGCCGGTCCTGCCCGACGTCGGCGGACTGATCGACGCCGGCATCGAGATGGCCGTCGTCGCCGTCCCGACCGTGTACCACGAGGAGATCGCGCTGGCCCTCGCCGCCGCGGGCGTCCACACCCTCGTGGAGAAGCCCATCGCGGCCACGAGCGAGGCCGGTCGCAAGGTCGCCGAGGCGTTCGCCGCGGCAGGGCTCGTCGGCGCGGTCGGGCACATCGAGCGGTTCAACCCGGCGCTCCAGGAGCTGCGTCGCCGCATGGAGGCGGGCGAGCTCGGGGAGGTCTACCAGATCGCGACCCGACGGCAGGGGCCGTTCCCGTCGCGCATCGCCGACGTCGGCGTGGTGAAGGATCTCGGCACCCACGACATCGACCTCACGGCCTGGGTCGCCCAGAGCTCCTACCGTGCGGTCGCCGCGCAGACCACGCACCGCAGCGGGCGCCCGCACGAGGACATGGTCACCGCGACCGGTCGTCTGGAGAACGGCGTCGTGACCAACCACGTCGTCAACTGGCTCTCCCCGATGAAGGAGCGCGTCACGATCGTCACGGGCGAGCGGGGCGCGTTCGTCGCCGACACGGGCACGGCCGACCTCACCTTCTACGCCAACGGCGTCATCCCGACCGAGTGGGAGGCCGTCTCGGCGTTCCGCGGCGTGTCCGAGGGCGACATCACGCGCTATGCGTTCGCGAAGCGCGAGCCCCTGCGGGTCGAGCACGAGGCGTTCCGGGACGCCGTCCGGGGGATCCGCCACGACGTCGTGACGATGGAGGAGGGTCTGCGCACCCTCGAGGTGGCCGAGGCCGTCCTGGAGTCGGCGTCGTCGGGGCGGACCGTCACGCTCTGA
- a CDS encoding DegT/DnrJ/EryC1/StrS family aminotransferase produces the protein MSQTLIPAAKPIVGDDERAAVDRVLRSGMIAQGPEVAAFEQEFAEVLVGGRTCVAVNSGTSGLHLGLLAAGVGPGDEVIVPSFTFAATANSVALTGATPVFADIEPDQFCLAPDAVRAAITERTKAIMPVHLYGHPADMTALGALADEHGLLLFEDAAQAHGATLDGRPVGSFGAFAMFSLYPTKNMTSGEGGMVSCATDEIARNVRLLRNQGMERQYANEVVGFNARMTDVHAAIGRVQLTKVQGWTADRQRNAAFLSENLEGVVTPPVADGAVHVYHQYTIRVADDRDRVVTALREEHGVGSGVYYPIPNHRLESLKHFAPGLDLPETEIAAQQVISLPVHPSLTQGDLERIVTAVNTVVKAGA, from the coding sequence ATGAGCCAGACACTGATCCCCGCGGCGAAGCCGATCGTCGGGGACGACGAGCGCGCGGCCGTGGACCGCGTCCTGCGCAGCGGGATGATCGCGCAGGGCCCCGAGGTCGCCGCGTTCGAGCAGGAGTTCGCCGAGGTGCTCGTCGGCGGGCGCACGTGCGTCGCGGTGAACTCCGGGACCTCGGGGCTGCACCTCGGCCTCCTCGCCGCGGGCGTCGGCCCCGGCGACGAGGTCATCGTCCCGTCCTTCACGTTCGCGGCGACCGCCAACTCGGTCGCGCTGACGGGCGCGACGCCGGTCTTCGCCGACATCGAGCCGGACCAGTTCTGCCTCGCCCCCGACGCGGTGCGCGCCGCGATCACGGAGCGCACCAAGGCGATCATGCCGGTGCACCTCTACGGGCACCCGGCAGACATGACCGCGCTCGGCGCCCTCGCGGACGAGCACGGCCTGCTCCTGTTCGAGGACGCCGCGCAGGCGCACGGGGCGACCCTGGACGGACGACCGGTGGGCTCGTTCGGCGCGTTCGCCATGTTCAGCCTCTACCCGACGAAGAACATGACGTCGGGCGAGGGCGGCATGGTCTCGTGCGCGACCGACGAGATCGCGCGCAACGTCCGCCTGCTGCGCAACCAGGGCATGGAGCGCCAGTACGCCAACGAGGTCGTGGGGTTCAACGCCCGGATGACGGACGTCCACGCGGCGATCGGCCGCGTGCAGCTCACCAAGGTCCAGGGCTGGACCGCGGACCGCCAGCGCAACGCGGCCTTCCTCTCCGAGAACCTCGAGGGCGTCGTCACGCCCCCGGTCGCGGACGGGGCGGTGCACGTCTACCACCAGTACACGATCCGCGTCGCCGACGACCGCGACCGTGTGGTGACGGCTCTCCGCGAGGAGCACGGCGTGGGTTCCGGGGTCTACTACCCGATCCCGAACCACCGCCTCGAGAGCCTGAAGCACTTCGCGCCCGGCCTCGACCTGCCCGAGACCGAGATCGCGGCGCAGCAGGTGATCTCCCTCCCGGTGCACCCGTCGCTCACGCAGGGCGACCTCGAGCGCATCGTCACCGCGGTCAACACCGTCGTGAAGGCAGGTGCGTGA